A section of the Kribbella voronezhensis genome encodes:
- a CDS encoding response regulator, whose product MIRVLLADDEALVRAGVRAILGSDDSFEVVAEAADGIEAVEAVHRHRPDVAVLDIRMPRLDGLAAGAEIKRTSPDTAVVMLTTFSEDAYIAKALGDGANGFLLKSGDPRELIAGLKAVADGAAYLSPKIAQRVIAELAAGAGGGRMARAAAAKDQVDELTPREREVLALVGAGLSNAEIAGRLYLVEGTVKAYVSAVLGRLGVKNRVQAAIIAYEAGLVAG is encoded by the coding sequence GTGATCAGGGTGCTGTTGGCCGACGACGAAGCGTTGGTGCGGGCGGGTGTTCGGGCGATTCTGGGGTCGGACGACTCGTTCGAGGTTGTTGCCGAGGCGGCCGACGGGATCGAGGCGGTCGAGGCTGTGCACCGGCATCGGCCGGATGTCGCCGTACTCGATATCCGGATGCCGCGGTTGGACGGGCTCGCGGCGGGCGCCGAGATCAAGCGGACGTCGCCGGACACGGCGGTGGTGATGCTGACGACGTTCTCCGAGGACGCCTACATCGCCAAGGCGCTCGGTGACGGGGCGAACGGGTTCTTGCTGAAATCGGGCGATCCGCGGGAGCTGATCGCGGGGCTGAAGGCCGTTGCCGATGGGGCTGCCTATCTGTCGCCGAAGATCGCTCAGCGCGTCATCGCCGAACTAGCCGCGGGTGCGGGCGGCGGGCGGATGGCACGGGCTGCAGCTGCCAAGGATCAGGTCGACGAGTTGACCCCGCGCGAACGCGAAGTACTCGCACTTGTCGGCGCCGGGTTGTCGAACGCGGAGATCGCAGGGCGGCTGTACCTGGTCGAAGGCACCGTGAAGGCCTACGTCAGCGCCGTACTCGGCCGGCTGGGCGTCAAGAACAGAGTCCAGGCCGCGATCATCGCCTACGAAGCCGGCCTCGTCGCCGGCTGA